The stretch of DNA CACCTCAGCTTTGCCGCGTATGTTCACAAGCAGCCGCGGGCTCGACCTCTCCAATCTCACCGCCTCCACATCGTCGCTGTTGATGTCGATGTCTCCGACCTGTTTTGCCGACGTGGTATCCACAATGGCAATGTGAGAATCTGGCAAGTGAGCGTCTTTCCCGGTCTCGACGATATACAAATACTTTGTCTCTGGGTCGTAGGTGCTCGAATCCGCTCCTTCTTTTACCTTGATCGTGCCTACCGGCTGATAGGACTCGGCATTGTATATCTTCACTTCTCCTAAATCGCCGTCTATTACGAAGAGCTTGTTCAAGTCCGACCTGTAGACCATCGAATGTGGGGCCTTCAGTCCATCAATGGTATGAATTAACTTATTCGTATTTAGATCAAATACCAGTACCTTCTCGTTTTCCTCGGCGGTAGAGAAGAGACGATGATCTTTCAAGTCCACCGCGAAATGGTCGAAATCACCGTCGTGCAACTGTGGGAGCGGGATGGTGTGCACCAACTTGAGGGGACTCTTCTTGCCCGGCAGAGATATCAACGATGCTGAAAGTAAGAGTGCAAATATAGCTGTCTTCATGGTTCACCTCTTAGTCTTGGTTAAAGAGAAGCAACATGCGGCAAACGTAGGTGCTGGATATCATCAACACTCAACCTGAAGACAACCTTAAAACAGCATTCACAGATATCAAGCGTGCAGCCCTCATTTGGCTGGCGCTCTTCAAGTGGCTGGATTATAACGTTGCTTGCAAAAAGGCCTGGTGGCGCAAAGGCTCGTTCATCTGCGTCTGGATAGAGGTACCCCACATGTACGAAGAGAGTCCGAACGAAAAGCGCCCGACGCATATCCGATGGTGGATTTGGGCATGCGTTGTGATGATAACGATCCTCACTTATTTGGACCGGCTCAACCTCGGAATTGCCGGCAAATACATCCAGGATGAGCTTTCGTTGAGCACGCACATGATGGGTTGGGTGCTCAGTGCATTTTTACTCGGGTATTCCATCTTCCAAGTACCCGGCGGCTGGGCGAGTGACCGCTTTGGGGCTAAGAACGTTCTCACAGTTGCCGTCGTACTCTGGTCCGTTTTTACTGCTCTTACTGGTCTTGCTCCGCGGCTTCCGATAAGCGCATGGATTGGCGCCGCCGGATCGTTGATGCTGGTCCGTTTTCTTGTCGGTGTGGGCGAGGCAGCGACCGCGCCCAGCAGCAACAAATTAATCTCCAACTGGATCGGTTCGCATCAGCATGGAATCGGCAGCAGCGCCTTCGTGATGGGAATCGGCGTAGGCGGCGCCCTCACACCGCCATTCATCGCCTGGGCGATGCAGCGATGGGGCTGGCGCTCGACTTTCTACCTTTCTGGAATTCTGGGGCTCGTGATCGCGCTGATTTGGCACTGGTACGTAACCGACTCCCCCGAGACAAATCGTCGCGTCAACGCGGAGGAGCTCGCGATGATCCGCAGAACGCGCCACCGCGATTCCGCCACAAAGCCGGGATCTCGCGCTCCTTGGCGTCAGATGTTGTCGAAGTGGTCAGTTTGGGGAGTGCTGCTGGGTTACATGTGTCAAGGATTCCCGATCTACTTCTTCCATACGTGGTTCTTCATCTATCTGGTACGAGTGCGGCACTTGAGTCTGACGCAGGGAGGTTTGTGGGGCTCGACGCCATATCTCGCGATTGCCGTGCTTGCTCCAGCAGGCGGCTGGTTTTCTGATCGGGCGGTTAAGAAAATCGGAAAACGAATGGGACGCCGGCTAGCAGTTTTTATCGGCATGTTTGGATCTTCAATCCTGATGTGGGCAGGAGCAGCCGCTTCCAGCAGCAGGCTTGCCATCTCCCTGCTCGCTCTCGGGGCTGGCCTCAATATCTTCGCGGCAACGACCTACTGGGCGACCTGCATAGATTTGACCGAGCAATACACCGGCTCACTTTCAGGACTTATGAACACGTTCGGCAACTTCGGAGGTTGGCTCTCTCCCATTGTCACTGCATATGTCGCTACT from Terriglobales bacterium encodes:
- a CDS encoding WD40 repeat domain-containing protein, with translation MKTAIFALLLSASLISLPGKKSPLKLVHTIPLPQLHDGDFDHFAVDLKDHRLFSTAEENEKVLVFDLNTNKLIHTIDGLKAPHSMVYRSDLNKLFVIDGDLGEVKIYNAESYQPVGTIKVKEGADSSTYDPETKYLYIVETGKDAHLPDSHIAIVDTTSAKQVGDIDINSDDVEAVRLERSSPRLLVNIRGKAEVQVYDRKTHALMATWSIADVAKKPTSMALDEVDHRLFVGTREPGKFIVLDTDSGKVVANLPAASMTDDMVYDAAQKRIYFAGSEFVDVFQQQDADHYQQIGKVPTAFRAKTAILIPELHRYYVAVPHHANESAQVRVYETVE
- a CDS encoding MFS transporter; amino-acid sequence: MITILTYLDRLNLGIAGKYIQDELSLSTHMMGWVLSAFLLGYSIFQVPGGWASDRFGAKNVLTVAVVLWSVFTALTGLAPRLPISAWIGAAGSLMLVRFLVGVGEAATAPSSNKLISNWIGSHQHGIGSSAFVMGIGVGGALTPPFIAWAMQRWGWRSTFYLSGILGLVIALIWHWYVTDSPETNRRVNAEELAMIRRTRHRDSATKPGSRAPWRQMLSKWSVWGVLLGYMCQGFPIYFFHTWFFIYLVRVRHLSLTQGGLWGSTPYLAIAVLAPAGGWFSDRAVKKIGKRMGRRLAVFIGMFGSSILMWAGAAASSSRLAISLLALGAGLNIFAATTYWATCIDLTEQYTGSLSGLMNTFGNFGGWLSPIVTAYVATRFGWNRAIDCAAIVSMASAFCFLLVRADEKVDIVSAQVAAAKSSMVEAVVSSQISDVAARKP